A region of Verrucomicrobiota bacterium DNA encodes the following proteins:
- a CDS encoding sialate O-acetylesterase yields MSASLNSKPMPSRGVFRNIMTGKLLCLALLFPCLAGATVHLPHLFSHGMGLQRDQPVPFWGWAEPGESVTVEFAEQVKPVKADATGKWQIALDPLPASAAPRTLRINSASVTNVLVGDVFLCSGQSNMAMSMEAARRYPGTAEDIQSTSLPAVRFFQAPNATFRETPQEDVEAKWEPVAPANNAHLSAVAFYFAKSLHAHLQVPLGILRASHGGGSAEIKMPREALLSVPSGKKFYEDAIKRASPESVAARNRIFQERYEAAVRDAKAKGAKPPEPPKPVSAVDGGYPCSDWNGVIAPIIPYAKRGIVWYQGEHNAGRAFAYREIFPALIRSWRAASGQPGLPFLFVQLPAYDSPGKSDDWATLRESMLVTLQTVTNTAMIVTIDHGERDNIHPADKQPVGERLALEARRLIYGQPVTGCGPLYARFTVDGANLVVRFRDTGVSPVSLSATTTPAMGGTPMLLSGFTLAGEDRKFVAATAVIRGNTVVLSSPAVPKPVAARYAWANWPQPSLFDAQGLPASPFRTDDWEK; encoded by the coding sequence ATGAGCGCATCATTGAACTCGAAGCCAATGCCATCCCGTGGCGTCTTCCGCAACATCATGACCGGAAAACTGCTTTGCCTCGCCCTTTTATTCCCGTGCCTGGCTGGGGCCACCGTTCACCTCCCCCATCTGTTCTCGCATGGCATGGGGTTGCAGCGGGATCAGCCGGTGCCGTTCTGGGGTTGGGCGGAGCCGGGGGAGAGCGTGACGGTGGAGTTCGCCGAGCAGGTGAAGCCCGTGAAGGCCGATGCCACCGGCAAGTGGCAGATCGCGCTGGATCCCCTGCCCGCCAGCGCGGCGCCGCGAACCTTGCGGATCAATTCAGCAAGCGTCACCAACGTGCTCGTCGGCGATGTTTTTCTTTGCTCGGGCCAATCCAACATGGCGATGTCCATGGAGGCCGCCCGCCGCTACCCGGGAACTGCGGAGGACATCCAGTCCACCAGCCTGCCGGCGGTGCGCTTCTTCCAAGCCCCCAACGCCACGTTCCGGGAAACGCCGCAGGAGGATGTGGAGGCCAAATGGGAACCCGTGGCGCCGGCCAACAATGCCCACCTCTCCGCCGTGGCGTTTTACTTCGCGAAATCCCTGCATGCGCACCTCCAGGTGCCGCTCGGCATCCTGCGCGCCTCCCATGGCGGCGGCTCCGCGGAGATCAAAATGCCCCGGGAAGCCCTGCTCTCCGTGCCCAGCGGCAAGAAGTTCTATGAAGATGCCATCAAGCGCGCCAGCCCGGAAAGCGTGGCGGCCCGCAACCGCATCTTCCAGGAGCGTTATGAGGCCGCCGTCCGCGATGCCAAGGCCAAAGGCGCCAAACCGCCCGAGCCGCCCAAGCCGGTTTCGGCCGTGGATGGCGGTTACCCGTGCAGCGATTGGAACGGCGTCATTGCGCCGATCATCCCCTACGCCAAGCGCGGCATCGTCTGGTACCAGGGCGAACACAACGCCGGGCGCGCCTTTGCCTACCGGGAGATTTTCCCCGCGCTGATCCGCAGTTGGCGCGCGGCCAGCGGCCAGCCGGGCCTGCCGTTCCTCTTCGTGCAATTGCCCGCCTACGATTCGCCGGGCAAAAGCGATGACTGGGCCACCCTGCGCGAATCCATGCTGGTGACACTGCAAACCGTGACCAACACTGCGATGATCGTGACCATTGACCATGGCGAGCGGGACAACATCCACCCCGCCGACAAGCAACCCGTCGGCGAACGGCTGGCCCTGGAGGCGCGGCGGCTGATCTACGGCCAACCGGTGACCGGGTGCGGGCCGTTGTACGCCAGGTTCACCGTGGATGGCGCGAACCTCGTCGTGCGATTTCGTGACACGGGCGTCTCGCCCGTGAGTCTGAGCGCGACCACCACCCCAGCCATGGGCGGGACGCCCATGCTCCTCAGCGGCTTCACGCTTGCCGGTGAAGATCGCAAATTCGTGGCGGCCACGGCGGTGATTCGTGGCAACACCGTGGTCCTCAGCAGTCCCGCCGTGCCCAAGCCCGTGGCGGCGCGGTATGCGTGGGCCAACTGGCCGCAACCCAGCCTGTTCGACGCTCAAGGCTTGCCCGCCTCCCCCTTCCGCACAGATGACTGGGAGAAATAG
- a CDS encoding AraC family transcriptional regulator translates to MGDTLLEKGSGFIGEHRVMLPERMAATLMRQKPLLSGLFAAGAGYFPRAEGHLRRRPKGTDQAIFIYCVKGGGWCQLGGARHTVRAGDLLVIPSHQPHSYGANTTNPWTIHYVHALGSNVREYLRELGVSVKNPVTHLGMDMQLALLFNEVAQTLERGLAYLDLLQASHTLGHLLALLIRHRYAYHPDAADGLQKVAQCIVYMSEHLDQPLKVSRLAALSNLSTPHFTVLFKQQTGSAPRDYLHLLRIHRACQLLHGTTLNMKDIAAQLGYQDPFHFSKRFKQFQGVSPSEYRAAHGSER, encoded by the coding sequence ATGGGGGACACGCTCCTGGAAAAAGGCAGTGGCTTTATTGGTGAGCATCGTGTCATGTTGCCCGAGCGGATGGCTGCCACCCTGATGCGGCAGAAGCCGCTGTTAAGCGGATTATTTGCCGCCGGGGCCGGCTATTTTCCCCGGGCCGAAGGGCATCTCCGGCGGCGTCCGAAAGGCACGGATCAAGCGATCTTCATCTATTGCGTCAAAGGTGGTGGCTGGTGTCAGTTGGGGGGTGCCCGGCATACGGTGCGCGCGGGCGACCTGCTGGTGATACCGTCACACCAACCGCATAGTTACGGAGCAAATACCACCAACCCGTGGACCATTCACTACGTCCATGCGCTGGGTTCAAATGTCCGCGAATATCTGCGGGAATTGGGCGTGTCGGTAAAAAATCCGGTCACGCACTTGGGGATGGATATGCAGTTGGCGCTGCTGTTTAACGAAGTGGCGCAAACGCTGGAGCGCGGTCTGGCCTACCTCGACCTGCTGCAAGCCTCGCATACCTTGGGGCACTTGTTGGCCCTGCTGATCCGGCATCGCTATGCGTATCATCCGGATGCCGCCGACGGCCTGCAAAAAGTGGCACAGTGCATCGTGTACATGAGCGAACACCTGGACCAACCGCTCAAGGTGAGCCGCTTGGCCGCCCTCAGCAACCTGTCCACCCCGCATTTCACCGTGCTCTTCAAGCAGCAGACCGGCTCCGCTCCGCGCGATTACCTGCACCTGCTGCGCATTCATCGGGCCTGCCAGTTGCTGCACGGCACCACCTTGAACATGAAGGATATCGCCGCCCAGCTTGGCTACCAGGACCCCTTCCATTTTTCCAAACGCTTTAAGCAATTCCAAGGCGTCTCCCCCAGCGAATACCGCGCCGCGCACGGATCAGAACGATGA
- a CDS encoding LamG-like jellyroll fold domain-containing protein, producing the protein MNDARLALLCSRYLDGQLTEAERAELEDLLRRSSAAREQFWRETRLHAQLHEVENEGAETLPTQPRRLTLPRWAQSPVNWLAMAACLGLALILALQFHPRQNIGTDNPANTPLESTSAAVAVLTHGVDLEWRKPEEARKVGTALEPGWLRLKAGLALVEFFNGARVLLEGPVEFQLVSATKGFCASGRLSAEVPAHAQGFTIMTPQVRVVDRGTAFGVSVGAQAAEVHVFKGKVELLEKVTPQRDLREGEAVTVAVDGTLRSIPTHSTVFASVAEFERRLTVVQRQQLAQWRAAALRLNSDPDLLLRFDFEIPANIRTLPNVTAKHSSTGDGTIVACERGEGRWPGKSALEFRSMGDRVRVNIPGEFRSITLTAWARVDGIERAFNSLFMCEGYGKGGFHWQISRKGDVKLGVKLDNQKDKATDYCSPVIFTPERLGRWVHLAVVYDAEAKQVTHFVDGVAVSREATRFVVPLRIGNADVGNWSLGTHSTIYPVRHFSGRMDELALYGRALREAEIQQLYAIGVPMSLETHAAVNAQSGIPEQQ; encoded by the coding sequence ATGAATGATGCACGTCTTGCATTATTGTGCAGTCGTTATCTGGATGGCCAACTTACCGAGGCGGAACGGGCTGAGTTGGAGGACCTGCTGCGGCGATCATCCGCCGCACGGGAACAGTTCTGGAGGGAAACACGGCTACACGCGCAATTACATGAAGTCGAGAATGAAGGTGCTGAAACATTGCCGACACAACCCAGGCGGCTGACACTACCGCGTTGGGCGCAAAGCCCCGTCAATTGGCTGGCGATGGCGGCCTGCCTGGGACTTGCCTTGATATTGGCACTGCAATTCCACCCCCGGCAGAACATCGGGACGGATAATCCAGCCAACACGCCCCTGGAGTCCACGTCGGCGGCAGTGGCAGTGTTGACACATGGCGTGGATCTGGAGTGGCGCAAGCCGGAAGAGGCACGCAAAGTCGGGACCGCACTAGAGCCGGGCTGGTTGCGCCTGAAGGCGGGTTTGGCGCTGGTGGAGTTCTTTAATGGCGCGCGCGTCTTGCTGGAGGGGCCGGTGGAATTTCAACTGGTTTCTGCGACGAAGGGGTTTTGTGCGTCGGGTCGCTTAAGCGCAGAAGTACCGGCACACGCGCAGGGGTTCACGATCATGACGCCGCAGGTGCGAGTGGTGGATCGTGGCACAGCGTTTGGCGTGAGTGTCGGCGCGCAAGCGGCGGAAGTGCATGTATTCAAGGGCAAGGTGGAGTTGCTGGAGAAGGTAACCCCGCAGCGGGACTTGCGGGAGGGGGAGGCAGTGACGGTTGCGGTTGATGGCACACTCCGTTCCATACCCACGCACAGCACGGTATTTGCCTCGGTAGCAGAATTTGAGCGGCGGCTCACCGTTGTGCAGCGGCAGCAACTGGCGCAATGGCGCGCCGCAGCGCTACGATTGAATTCCGATCCTGATTTGCTGTTACGGTTTGATTTTGAAATACCCGCCAATATACGGACGCTGCCGAACGTAACAGCGAAGCACTCATCCACTGGCGATGGCACCATTGTCGCTTGCGAGCGGGGCGAAGGCCGTTGGCCTGGCAAGAGCGCACTGGAGTTTCGCAGTATGGGCGACCGCGTGCGTGTCAACATCCCCGGTGAGTTTCGCTCAATAACGCTGACAGCTTGGGCACGCGTGGACGGCATTGAAAGGGCGTTCAATTCCTTGTTCATGTGCGAAGGATATGGCAAGGGCGGATTCCATTGGCAGATTTCGCGCAAGGGGGATGTAAAATTAGGCGTCAAACTGGATAATCAGAAAGACAAGGCCACCGATTATTGCAGTCCAGTCATTTTTACGCCCGAGCGCCTTGGCCGCTGGGTACACCTCGCTGTTGTCTATGATGCTGAGGCAAAGCAGGTGACGCATTTTGTGGATGGCGTGGCGGTAAGTCGTGAAGCTACGCGCTTCGTAGTGCCGCTCCGCATCGGCAATGCTGACGTGGGAAACTGGAGCTTGGGCACGCACAGCACTATTTACCCGGTACGCCATTTCAGCGGTCGCATGGATGAACTGGCGCTGTATGGCCGGGCCTTGCGGGAAGCGGAAATCCAACAACTTTATGCCATAGGCGTGCCCATGAGCCTGGAGACACACGCAGCCGTCAACGCCCAATCCGGAATCCCCGAACAACAATGA
- a CDS encoding DUF4149 domain-containing protein, whose product MLAGIWLGMAVFFTFGAGPMFFREPMLAVFKQAGAVEPKQYSGMAAMLILERYFWWHLACGAGFMSLLACQRFLVRESVGKATLVLSGTVVAMGLVSGLYFQPRLHLLHQQKYDSTLSAGVRETAGKQFMAAHGISQSANLIALFCLVGLFVACWKDNGGDQPAARIN is encoded by the coding sequence ATGCTCGCCGGAATCTGGCTGGGTATGGCGGTGTTCTTTACCTTTGGGGCTGGCCCCATGTTTTTCCGGGAACCCATGCTCGCGGTTTTTAAGCAGGCCGGGGCGGTCGAGCCAAAACAATATTCCGGCATGGCCGCCATGCTGATCTTGGAGCGGTATTTTTGGTGGCACCTGGCTTGCGGCGCGGGGTTTATGAGCCTGCTGGCCTGCCAACGGTTTCTGGTTCGTGAGTCCGTGGGCAAAGCCACTTTGGTCTTATCGGGCACGGTAGTGGCCATGGGCCTCGTCAGCGGGCTTTATTTTCAGCCCCGGCTACACCTGTTGCATCAGCAAAAATATGATTCCACGCTGTCCGCTGGTGTGCGCGAGACCGCCGGGAAACAGTTTATGGCGGCGCATGGCATATCCCAGAGCGCCAATCTGATCGCCCTTTTTTGTTTGGTCGGATTATTCGTTGCTTGCTGGAAGGATAATGGCGGCGATCAACCCGCTGCCAGGATAAATTAA
- a CDS encoding sigma-70 family RNA polymerase sigma factor, with protein sequence MMNEHPGDRPLPAPAPLDERTLRVQQLFVQHQGRLRAFVLGLVPEFSAADDVMQETFLVVSRKANEFDPDTNFQAWVRRIATFKVLSLHRDRQRAPLCLQADVIEALAAAAPSWDDEAQYLTEVRVLKTCIEKLPPAPRELIRLRYYGEHLPEEIARLRAQSVNAVNVTLTRARIALRECMERNLKTAGATP encoded by the coding sequence ATGATGAATGAACATCCTGGAGACAGGCCGTTACCTGCCCCTGCACCACTGGACGAACGCACGTTGCGGGTGCAGCAACTATTTGTGCAGCATCAAGGCCGGCTGCGGGCTTTTGTGCTGGGACTGGTACCGGAATTTTCCGCCGCGGATGATGTGATGCAGGAGACGTTTCTGGTCGTCTCACGCAAGGCGAATGAGTTCGACCCGGACACCAACTTCCAGGCGTGGGTACGGCGGATTGCCACGTTCAAGGTGCTATCCTTGCATCGGGATCGCCAGCGTGCGCCACTGTGTTTGCAAGCGGATGTGATCGAAGCGCTGGCCGCTGCCGCTCCCAGTTGGGACGATGAGGCACAGTATTTGACCGAAGTGCGAGTTTTGAAGACCTGCATTGAGAAACTCCCTCCTGCCCCGCGTGAATTGATCCGGCTGCGCTATTATGGCGAGCATTTGCCCGAGGAAATCGCGCGGCTGCGTGCCCAATCAGTCAATGCTGTGAATGTGACTTTAACCCGGGCGCGCATTGCCTTGCGGGAATGCATGGAGCGTAATCTAAAGACTGCGGGGGCGACACCATGA
- a CDS encoding alpha-L-fucosidase, whose translation MNTPLHHGLLWLTLCGPALTVPAYELPPEAKQVPAKIEIPAGPFQPSWASLEKYQVPDWFRDGKFGIFVHWGPQTLAGAKDGSADGSKTLNWQDYAAAFRGDKFDAKHCAEIFRKSGAKYVVQVAEHHDGYALYDSSYTPWTSVKMTPKRDFVAELAAALRKEGLIFGASSHTEEHWWFYDNPPKKAPPAPLPGRPVPPQPDKAFLDWWYARLVEIVDKYHPQIMWFDWCIEQPGYDPYLQQFAAYYYNRAAEWKQGVVLNYKYNAIPTDAAVLDISWNTSRFSWRPERINPTPWQFDTMSNRSYWFWRADMEMRPVAEMLCELADVISKNGNYLLNIPPAPDGTLTPGQEKILIEIGRWLTINGEAIYGTRPWKVFGEGPTEGLGPKFQGNPPKAPYTSQDIRFTTKGDTLYAIVLAWPENRMVTIKSLADCKIKAVRLLGCDAPVKWTGNSIELPANASAGAPCVLRIQHDQ comes from the coding sequence ATGAACACCCCGTTACACCATGGTTTGCTTTGGCTAACCCTCTGCGGACCGGCTTTAACCGTACCTGCTTATGAACTACCGCCCGAGGCGAAGCAGGTACCTGCCAAAATCGAAATACCAGCCGGCCCCTTTCAGCCCAGTTGGGCATCGCTGGAGAAATACCAAGTGCCGGATTGGTTCCGGGATGGGAAATTCGGCATCTTTGTCCATTGGGGGCCGCAGACGCTGGCCGGAGCCAAAGATGGTTCGGCGGATGGCTCCAAGACCCTCAATTGGCAGGATTACGCCGCCGCCTTTCGTGGGGACAAGTTTGATGCGAAGCACTGTGCCGAAATTTTTCGCAAATCCGGCGCAAAATACGTAGTGCAAGTCGCCGAGCATCACGATGGCTATGCGCTCTACGACTCGTCATACACGCCCTGGACATCGGTAAAGATGACGCCCAAGCGCGATTTCGTTGCCGAACTGGCGGCGGCACTCCGCAAAGAGGGGCTGATCTTTGGCGCGTCCTCCCATACCGAGGAGCATTGGTGGTTCTACGATAATCCGCCGAAGAAAGCGCCGCCCGCTCCCTTGCCGGGAAGGCCCGTCCCCCCGCAGCCGGACAAGGCGTTTCTGGATTGGTGGTACGCCCGGCTGGTCGAGATCGTGGACAAATACCATCCGCAAATCATGTGGTTCGATTGGTGCATTGAGCAGCCGGGGTATGATCCGTATCTCCAGCAGTTTGCCGCTTACTATTACAACCGGGCCGCCGAATGGAAGCAGGGCGTGGTCCTCAATTACAAATACAACGCCATCCCAACGGACGCCGCCGTCTTGGATATTTCGTGGAACACCAGCCGGTTCTCCTGGCGTCCCGAGCGGATCAACCCCACCCCGTGGCAATTCGACACCATGTCCAACCGCAGTTATTGGTTCTGGCGCGCCGACATGGAGATGCGCCCCGTGGCCGAGATGCTCTGCGAACTCGCGGACGTCATCAGCAAGAACGGCAACTACCTCCTCAACATCCCGCCTGCGCCCGACGGCACGTTGACTCCGGGCCAGGAAAAGATTCTCATCGAGATCGGACGTTGGCTAACCATCAACGGCGAAGCGATCTACGGCACGCGACCGTGGAAAGTTTTCGGCGAAGGCCCGACCGAAGGACTCGGCCCGAAGTTCCAGGGCAATCCACCGAAGGCACCCTATACATCGCAAGACATCCGGTTCACAACGAAGGGCGATACGCTCTACGCCATTGTGCTGGCCTGGCCGGAGAACCGGATGGTGACCATCAAGTCGCTGGCCGATTGTAAAATCAAGGCCGTGCGCCTGCTCGGTTGCGATGCGCCGGTGAAATGGACTGGGAACTCCATCGAGTTACCCGCGAACGCCAGCGCGGGCGCGCCGTGTGTTCTCAGAATCCAACACGACCAGTGA
- a CDS encoding HEAT repeat domain-containing protein, protein MMLQLQNLVRSLTGAAVLTLTLQIQAAVFDPQDSTAEKQRKLIAVLKSDAPSADKALVCKQLAIYGGPEAVPALAPLLSNPELSSWARIALEAIPDAAADAALRDALTRVQGRQLVGVINTIGVRRDAQAISGLSAKLKDADADIASAAAAALGRIGGNQATAILEKFLPTSPEGVRSEVAEGCVRCAERYLNEGNNKEAIRLYDLVRNSSVPRQRIIEAIRGAILARKSEGLPLLMEQLRSEDRARFGIGLRTARELSGRDVTLALAEELERSGQDRQALLLLVLADRADAAALPTIQKAARSGPKKVRLAALTALDRLNNPAVVPVLLDVAAENDPDLEKAARVALARLPGKEVDNQLLNRLPQSAGKMRQVLLELAGQRQIAGALPLAMQCLNDADAVVRSAAIATIGLLGEEKQIADLIKQLKQTQAAKDQGDLEKAMLAIASRQGARCLPHLLPLAENGDVALRIIALHTLASVGGPEALAAVKNALNDKETTVQDEAVRTLSTWPNSWPDDAAVAEPLLTLAKTGKKMSHQVLGLRGYLQYIQTDKKLKDEDKLAKVNDVLPLVKRVEEKRLVIGALGTIPSASCLEPLMTYAADRALADDACSAIIALAPRGDLKGATKELRRKALQVAVEKAPNDATKKKADKALKGVR, encoded by the coding sequence ATGATGCTCCAGCTTCAAAATTTGGTCCGCAGCCTGACGGGGGCCGCGGTATTGACTCTGACCCTTCAAATCCAGGCCGCCGTGTTTGACCCGCAGGATTCCACCGCTGAAAAACAGCGGAAATTGATCGCGGTGCTCAAATCCGACGCTCCGTCTGCGGACAAGGCTCTGGTCTGCAAACAGCTCGCCATTTACGGCGGCCCGGAAGCCGTCCCGGCCTTGGCGCCACTGTTGTCCAATCCGGAACTGTCTTCCTGGGCGCGCATTGCCTTGGAAGCCATTCCTGACGCGGCGGCGGATGCCGCATTGCGCGACGCCCTGACCCGTGTACAGGGCCGCCAACTGGTGGGAGTGATCAATACCATCGGGGTGCGCCGGGATGCCCAGGCCATCAGCGGTTTATCAGCCAAACTCAAGGATGCGGATGCCGATATTGCCTCGGCGGCGGCGGCGGCCTTGGGGCGCATTGGGGGCAATCAGGCCACCGCCATTCTGGAGAAATTCCTCCCGACCTCCCCGGAGGGTGTCCGCTCCGAAGTTGCGGAAGGGTGCGTCCGTTGCGCCGAACGTTATCTCAATGAAGGGAATAACAAAGAGGCCATCCGGTTGTATGACTTAGTCCGTAATAGTTCGGTTCCCCGGCAGCGTATTATTGAAGCCATCCGTGGCGCCATCCTCGCGCGCAAATCGGAAGGGTTGCCGCTGTTGATGGAGCAGTTGCGATCGGAAGATCGGGCTCGCTTTGGTATCGGCCTGCGCACCGCCCGAGAACTGTCGGGTCGCGATGTGACTCTGGCGCTGGCTGAAGAGCTGGAACGATCCGGTCAGGACCGGCAGGCGCTGCTGCTCCTCGTTTTGGCGGATCGGGCGGATGCCGCGGCTCTGCCGACCATCCAAAAGGCCGCCCGCAGCGGTCCCAAAAAAGTGCGTCTGGCGGCGCTGACCGCGCTGGACCGCCTGAATAACCCGGCGGTCGTGCCGGTGTTGCTGGATGTTGCCGCCGAGAACGATCCGGACTTGGAGAAAGCCGCCCGGGTGGCGCTGGCCCGTTTGCCCGGCAAAGAAGTGGATAACCAACTGTTGAATCGCCTGCCTCAGTCCGCCGGAAAAATGCGGCAGGTGTTGCTGGAGCTGGCGGGGCAACGCCAGATTGCCGGCGCTCTGCCGCTGGCCATGCAGTGCCTGAATGATGCGGATGCCGTTGTCCGCAGCGCCGCCATCGCCACCATCGGCTTGTTGGGCGAGGAAAAACAAATTGCTGACCTGATCAAACAACTCAAGCAAACCCAGGCCGCCAAAGATCAGGGCGATCTTGAAAAGGCCATGCTGGCGATTGCCAGTCGTCAGGGGGCGCGCTGCTTGCCGCACCTGTTGCCGCTGGCAGAGAACGGGGATGTTGCCCTCCGCATCATTGCGCTGCATACCCTGGCAAGTGTTGGCGGGCCAGAAGCGTTGGCGGCAGTGAAAAACGCCTTGAATGATAAGGAAACCACCGTTCAAGATGAAGCGGTTCGCACCTTGTCCACCTGGCCGAATAGTTGGCCGGATGACGCGGCTGTGGCCGAACCCCTGTTGACGCTGGCGAAGACTGGTAAAAAAATGTCACACCAGGTGCTGGGATTGCGCGGGTACCTGCAATACATCCAGACCGATAAAAAGCTTAAGGATGAAGACAAACTGGCGAAGGTCAACGATGTCCTGCCGCTCGTGAAACGCGTGGAGGAAAAACGCCTGGTGATTGGCGCGCTGGGGACCATCCCCTCCGCCAGTTGCTTGGAACCGTTGATGACGTATGCCGCCGATCGCGCCCTGGCTGATGACGCGTGTTCCGCGATCATTGCGCTTGCTCCCCGGGGCGATCTGAAGGGTGCCACCAAGGAACTCCGTCGCAAGGCACTTCAGGTCGCAGTGGAAAAAGCGCCCAACGACGCGACCAAGAAGAAGGCCGACAAAGCCTTAAAGGGCGTTCGCTAA
- a CDS encoding PhoH family protein: MKKNYILDTNVLLHDPNSLLNFQENNVFIPIEVIEEIDRFKRESSELGQNARTVSRMLDTLREKNRLSEGVTLSNSGRLRILFKDDDGPMPIAGSHTVDSRIIARALTVQRKDPELRTILVTKDINLRIKADALGLEAEDYETDRVRIQDLYTGVFEHTVPVDQMAAFRLNGELELPGNTLHWPNEYCTLIEAGNPKRTALTRVDNTGKKLVPIIDSREGIWGIKSKNREQHFAFDALLDDRIKLVTLMGKAGTGKTLMAMAAGLKKTVLDREFRRLVVARPTISMGKELGFLPGTLEEKLGPWMQPIHDALEMLSDLNMGHEHRRATDLLRTGTIVVEALSYIRGRSIANQFMIIDEAQNLTPLEVKTIVTRVGHGTKLVFTGDPYQIDNPYVDSASNGFNYIVSKFREQSLAAHIELQKGERSELAELAANIL, translated from the coding sequence GTGAAAAAAAACTATATTCTCGACACCAACGTTTTGCTGCACGATCCCAACTCACTCCTGAATTTTCAGGAGAATAATGTATTCATCCCCATCGAGGTCATTGAGGAAATTGATCGTTTCAAACGCGAGTCCTCCGAACTGGGGCAGAATGCCCGCACGGTTTCCCGCATGTTGGACACACTGCGTGAAAAAAACCGGCTCAGCGAGGGCGTGACGCTCTCCAATTCAGGGCGTCTGCGTATTTTATTCAAGGATGACGATGGCCCGATGCCCATCGCCGGGAGTCATACGGTGGACAGCCGGATCATTGCCCGCGCCCTGACCGTTCAGCGCAAAGACCCGGAGTTGCGCACCATCCTCGTCACCAAGGATATCAATCTGCGCATCAAGGCCGACGCGCTGGGGTTGGAGGCCGAGGATTACGAGACCGATCGGGTCCGGATTCAGGACCTCTATACCGGGGTATTTGAACATACGGTGCCGGTGGACCAGATGGCGGCGTTTCGGCTCAATGGCGAACTGGAACTGCCGGGCAACACGCTCCACTGGCCCAATGAATACTGCACGCTTATCGAGGCGGGTAATCCCAAGCGCACGGCGCTCACGCGGGTGGACAATACCGGCAAAAAACTGGTGCCCATCATTGATAGCCGGGAGGGCATCTGGGGGATCAAATCAAAAAATCGCGAGCAACACTTCGCGTTTGACGCCCTGCTGGATGACCGCATCAAGCTGGTCACCCTGATGGGCAAGGCGGGCACGGGCAAGACCTTGATGGCGATGGCGGCCGGACTCAAAAAAACCGTGCTGGACCGGGAATTTCGGCGGCTGGTGGTGGCGCGTCCCACCATCTCGATGGGCAAGGAACTTGGGTTTCTGCCCGGCACCCTTGAGGAAAAACTCGGCCCTTGGATGCAACCGATCCACGACGCCTTGGAAATGTTGAGCGATCTCAACATGGGGCACGAGCATCGCCGCGCGACGGATTTATTGCGCACCGGCACCATTGTGGTCGAGGCGTTGAGCTATATTCGCGGACGTTCCATTGCCAACCAGTTCATGATCATTGACGAGGCGCAAAACCTGACGCCGCTCGAAGTCAAAACCATTGTCACCCGCGTCGGTCACGGCACCAAGCTGGTGTTCACCGGCGATCCCTACCAGATTGATAATCCCTACGTGGACTCCGCGTCCAACGGATTCAATTACATTGTCAGCAAATTTCGCGAGCAGTCCCTGGCGGCGCATATTGAACTGCAAAAGGGCGAACGCTCCGAGCTGGCGGAACTGGCCGCGAATATCCTGTGA
- a CDS encoding glutathione S-transferase C-terminal domain-containing protein: MITLVQFPWSPFCIVQRRILEFGGARFRCANVPNTDRTLVWRLTRQRYHAVPIIKDGQNVIFEVDDNSQVIAKYLDARLQLGLFPKEWSGVQNVIWRHIENEIEDIAFRLNDIYYQEFVPEKEWLAFLRHKERKFGRHCLTQWQQQQSGLLEELSRRLIPYEQMLGTRPFLLDQQPRFVDFDLYGMLGNFMFSGHYQLPAPHNHLQQWYDRMTRLPKKTVTRAK, from the coding sequence ATGATTACGCTGGTGCAGTTTCCTTGGAGCCCTTTTTGCATTGTCCAACGCCGGATTCTCGAGTTTGGCGGCGCCCGGTTTCGCTGTGCGAATGTGCCTAACACGGATCGTACCCTCGTCTGGCGGTTAACGCGTCAGCGCTATCACGCCGTGCCGATCATCAAGGATGGCCAGAATGTCATTTTCGAGGTGGACGATAATTCGCAGGTGATTGCCAAGTATCTGGATGCCCGGTTGCAGTTGGGATTATTTCCCAAGGAATGGTCCGGCGTGCAAAATGTTATCTGGCGTCATATCGAGAATGAAATTGAGGATATCGCCTTCCGGCTCAATGACATTTATTACCAGGAGTTCGTCCCGGAAAAGGAATGGCTGGCCTTCCTTCGCCATAAGGAGCGCAAGTTTGGACGCCATTGCCTGACCCAATGGCAGCAGCAGCAGTCCGGCCTGCTGGAAGAGCTAAGCCGTCGGCTGATTCCTTACGAGCAGATGCTGGGCACCCGTCCGTTCCTGCTGGATCAGCAACCGCGCTTTGTGGATTTCGATTTGTACGGCATGTTGGGCAACTTTATGTTTAGCGGACACTATCAACTCCCCGCGCCGCATAATCACCTGCAACAATGGTATGACCGCATGACTCGGCTGCCAAAAAAGACGGTGACCCGGGCCAAATAA